In Desulfosediminicola ganghwensis, a single window of DNA contains:
- a CDS encoding DUF892 family protein: protein MFRITDIHTIAIQIEKNGEISYQQAAAHATNPKIKAAFEGMAEEERRHRHWFEGFQATHSSPPEHQELEAMGRSLLQSMITNQPFGLDQNKLNQAKTIAEIITQSKAFEEDTILFYQFLRSIIEEEDVASQLDTIIEEEKLHAERLKELVEACA, encoded by the coding sequence ATGTTCAGAATTACCGATATTCATACCATTGCCATCCAGATTGAAAAAAACGGAGAAATCTCTTATCAACAGGCTGCAGCACACGCCACCAACCCGAAGATAAAGGCCGCATTTGAAGGAATGGCCGAGGAAGAGCGTCGGCATCGCCATTGGTTCGAAGGATTTCAGGCCACTCACTCCTCGCCTCCCGAACATCAGGAGCTGGAAGCGATGGGCAGGTCACTGCTGCAGAGCATGATCACTAACCAACCCTTTGGGCTGGATCAGAACAAACTCAACCAAGCCAAGACGATTGCTGAAATCATAACGCAGTCTAAAGCGTTTGAAGAAGATACCATCCTCTTCTATCAGTTTCTCAGGAGCATTATTGAAGAAGAGGACGTCGCCAGTCAGCTCGATACCATCATCGAGGAAGAGAAACTCCACGCTGAACGCCTGAAGGAACTGGTTGAAGCCTGCGCCTAG
- the lexA gene encoding transcriptional repressor LexA encodes MELTSRQKRFYDYLADRINEEGRAPSLREAAADFGVSHNAVAQLIGQLEKKGVLEREGHYSRTIRLLPEGESQQEQGDALIRGRELPIIGQVTAGLPMYAQQEWEGTVVVDSQLFPGDNLFCLRIKGDSMRDAGIFNADLVICEPRQYAENGEIVAVLVQGEEATVKRFYLHSDHIELRPENENYQVMRYPFSELLVQGKVVGVVRGDNGVFDGR; translated from the coding sequence GTGGAACTTACCAGCAGACAGAAGCGGTTTTACGACTATCTTGCCGATCGCATCAACGAGGAAGGGCGGGCTCCGAGCCTGCGGGAAGCAGCAGCGGATTTTGGGGTGAGCCATAACGCAGTGGCCCAGTTGATTGGTCAGTTGGAGAAAAAAGGTGTACTGGAGCGTGAGGGGCATTACAGCCGTACGATCAGGTTGCTGCCGGAGGGCGAGTCGCAACAGGAGCAAGGGGATGCGCTTATCCGGGGGCGGGAGTTGCCGATCATCGGTCAGGTGACCGCCGGTCTGCCCATGTATGCCCAACAGGAATGGGAAGGCACTGTGGTGGTTGATAGTCAGCTTTTTCCTGGTGACAATCTGTTTTGTTTACGGATTAAGGGAGATTCCATGCGTGACGCCGGGATATTCAACGCTGATCTGGTAATTTGCGAGCCGCGGCAATATGCGGAAAACGGTGAGATCGTAGCTGTTCTGGTACAGGGCGAAGAGGCGACGGTCAAGCGCTTTTACCTGCACAGTGATCATATCGAGTTACGACCGGAAAACGAAAACTATCAGGTGATGCGTTACCCGTTCAGTGAGTTGCTGGTGCAGGGGAAAGTGGTTGGTGTGGTGCGAGGCGACAACGGAGTTTTTGACGGAAGATAG
- a CDS encoding sigma-54 dependent transcriptional regulator: MLIRVVLALGDRELQRGLEEQIGLAEIEVEGLTGEADSWRQVVRSCADVIVISDSMIPAPVAGGIGLLAGLPENPTIMVLQTEHSAELQAGYIAAGAHSSLYSGISRERMIKALEGTIESRRLAMMRDRLDRRGRSVPKISDFTTNSEVMQLFMNEVQLVAPSDSVLMIMGETGVGKEHLAKVIHGESPRASGPFVAVNTAALPEQLLESELFGHKQGAFTGATRSRRGAFEQAHGGTIFLDEIGEMPLHLQAKLLRVLQEYEIQPIGAEKSSWVDVRVIAATNKDLEQEVNSGNFRKDLYYRLSVIKLNIPPLRMRREDIPHLARRFVMDFKCKIGRDIRQIAEPAMAALCSYEWPGNIRELMNVIERSMLLSRSGEITMENLPSAFLYATDKNVEEPVNGNLAGNWQAKTLQHVVSLMVEHTEKEYLCRVLAEHGGSIRKTADHAGITTRSLYSKMRRYDLRKEDFKKRKR, encoded by the coding sequence ATGCTGATCAGGGTGGTATTGGCGCTTGGAGACCGGGAGTTGCAGAGAGGGCTTGAAGAGCAGATCGGGCTGGCTGAAATTGAGGTCGAGGGGTTGACCGGGGAGGCCGACAGCTGGCGACAGGTCGTTCGGAGTTGTGCGGATGTTATCGTCATCAGTGACAGCATGATTCCTGCCCCTGTGGCTGGCGGTATAGGCTTGCTTGCCGGGTTGCCTGAGAATCCGACGATCATGGTTCTGCAGACTGAGCATTCTGCCGAATTGCAGGCTGGCTATATAGCCGCAGGAGCTCATTCCTCTCTCTATTCAGGTATTTCCAGGGAACGTATGATCAAGGCACTGGAAGGCACCATTGAGAGCCGCAGGCTGGCTATGATGCGCGACCGGTTGGATCGGCGAGGCAGAAGTGTGCCGAAAATTTCCGACTTTACCACGAATAGTGAAGTGATGCAGCTCTTCATGAACGAGGTACAACTGGTGGCTCCCAGTGATTCGGTTTTGATGATCATGGGAGAAACCGGAGTCGGCAAGGAGCATCTGGCTAAAGTAATTCATGGTGAAAGTCCCCGCGCTTCAGGGCCATTTGTTGCCGTGAATACAGCAGCTTTGCCTGAGCAACTTTTAGAGAGTGAGCTTTTTGGTCATAAGCAGGGGGCCTTTACCGGGGCAACCCGTTCGCGGCGCGGGGCATTCGAACAGGCGCATGGCGGGACTATATTTCTAGATGAAATTGGAGAGATGCCGCTGCACCTTCAGGCAAAGCTGCTCCGTGTTCTGCAGGAATATGAAATACAGCCCATAGGCGCAGAAAAATCATCATGGGTTGATGTGCGGGTGATTGCCGCAACCAACAAGGATCTGGAGCAGGAGGTGAACAGCGGTAATTTTCGAAAAGATCTCTATTATCGTTTGAGCGTGATCAAGCTCAACATTCCCCCCTTGAGGATGCGTCGGGAAGATATTCCCCATCTGGCCAGACGCTTTGTCATGGATTTCAAGTGTAAGATAGGGAGGGATATTCGCCAGATTGCCGAACCTGCAATGGCTGCGCTCTGTAGTTATGAGTGGCCTGGCAATATCAGGGAGTTGATGAACGTTATCGAACGTTCAATGCTCCTAAGTCGGAGTGGTGAGATAACAATGGAAAACCTGCCAAGTGCTTTTCTTTATGCCACAGACAAGAATGTGGAGGAGCCGGTGAATGGAAATTTAGCCGGTAACTGGCAGGCTAAAACTTTGCAGCACGTTGTTTCTTTGATGGTTGAGCATACAGAGAAAGAATATCTGTGCAGGGTCCTGGCTGAGCATGGCGGGAGTATCCGGAAAACTGCGGACCATGCGGGGATAACAACCCGAAGCCTCTACAGTAAGATGCGCAGATATGATCTCAGAAAAGAGGATTTCAAAAAACGGAAAAGGTAG
- a CDS encoding DUF72 domain-containing protein, translating into MADRQDIHAIPGALTLAGDCRVLFGTCGYSYTEWVDSTFYPAGTRTSEMLSFYGYTFSTVELNYTWYQMARAEAVARMVRKAPSHFRFSAKLTRTMTHELADDWREQLKLYREGIAPLGQQLQAVLVQLPPDFDRTLSNRRYLAELLDGLHGLPLAVEFRHASWAVDSVFQELERRKVSLVTVDEPEIGGLFPTLDVVTNPELFYVRFHGRNISGWRSGNMQKKIDYDYSEDELRGWSEEWLGKLVRQAKSGVIYFNNHVRGQAPRNAQRLKKIVGNSSLA; encoded by the coding sequence ATGGCAGACAGACAAGATATACACGCTATTCCGGGGGCGCTTACCCTGGCTGGTGACTGCAGGGTGCTGTTCGGCACCTGCGGCTATTCATACACCGAATGGGTCGACAGCACCTTTTATCCGGCAGGAACCAGGACTTCGGAAATGTTAAGTTTTTATGGTTATACCTTTTCAACAGTCGAGTTGAATTACACCTGGTACCAGATGGCCCGGGCAGAGGCTGTGGCCCGTATGGTCCGCAAGGCCCCGTCGCATTTTCGTTTTTCCGCCAAGCTGACCAGGACCATGACCCACGAGCTGGCAGATGACTGGCGGGAGCAACTGAAGCTCTACCGGGAAGGTATAGCGCCTCTGGGGCAGCAGCTGCAGGCCGTGCTGGTTCAGTTACCACCTGATTTCGACCGTACTTTAAGCAACAGGCGGTATCTGGCGGAACTTCTGGACGGGTTACACGGTTTGCCGTTGGCGGTGGAGTTTCGTCACGCCAGCTGGGCCGTGGATAGTGTGTTCCAGGAGCTTGAGCGGCGTAAAGTGAGCCTGGTAACCGTAGATGAGCCTGAGATTGGAGGTCTTTTCCCAACGCTTGATGTGGTGACTAACCCCGAGCTTTTTTATGTGCGTTTTCACGGTCGCAATATTTCAGGCTGGCGTTCAGGTAATATGCAGAAAAAAATCGATTATGACTATAGCGAGGATGAGTTAAGGGGCTGGAGTGAAGAGTGGTTGGGTAAACTGGTGCGTCAGGCTAAAAGCGGGGTGATTTATTTTAATAATCATGTTCGCGGCCAGGCTCCCAGGAATGCCCAGCGGTTGAAGAAGATAG
- a CDS encoding D-serine ammonia-lyase produces MTVLAGRDLESWCRDFPVLRELIAYRECCWFNPQRTNAQTGLTATGLTAAEQQLAAERLDRFKPFIARVFPETAADQGLIESPLVAIPSMRQALGQRSAITLPAKLLLKCDNLLPISGSVKARGGIYEVLKHAETLAIKNGLLTTTDNYAILAEKHFRTFFNEYKIAVGSTGNLGLSIGIMGAKFGFQVTVHMSADARRWKKDLLKSHGVEVVEYSSDYGAAVTAGRSQAESDPNCHFIDDENSTDLFLGYSVAGQRLAAQLSAMNIEINGQQPLVVYLPCGVGGGPGGITFGLKQVFGDNVHCFFAEPTHSPCMLAGLCTGLHDTISVRDLGLDNITAADGLAVARPSGFIGRVLAPLISGVFTVDDHELYRLLALLADLEHIFMEPSALAGLPGIVKITQNRDKLAPSLQEHFDSAVHVAWGTGGSMVPAEEIAGYYGKGKELLEMRNA; encoded by the coding sequence ATGACTGTTCTTGCAGGCAGGGATCTTGAGAGCTGGTGCAGGGACTTCCCGGTATTGCGCGAGCTGATTGCCTACCGGGAATGCTGCTGGTTCAACCCGCAACGTACAAATGCCCAAACCGGCCTGACTGCTACCGGGCTCACTGCGGCTGAGCAACAGCTTGCAGCCGAACGCCTTGATCGTTTCAAACCATTCATTGCCAGGGTATTTCCGGAAACAGCCGCCGACCAGGGCCTCATCGAATCACCGCTCGTGGCAATTCCTTCCATGCGTCAGGCGCTGGGACAGCGTTCAGCTATTACGCTACCTGCCAAGCTGCTGCTCAAATGCGATAACCTGCTGCCCATCTCAGGTTCTGTAAAGGCCAGAGGCGGGATTTACGAAGTCTTGAAGCACGCTGAAACACTGGCTATCAAAAATGGTCTCCTGACTACCACCGACAACTACGCAATACTCGCTGAAAAACATTTTCGTACCTTTTTCAACGAGTACAAAATAGCTGTGGGTTCAACTGGCAACCTGGGACTCTCAATCGGCATAATGGGCGCGAAGTTCGGTTTTCAGGTCACGGTGCATATGTCCGCCGATGCCCGGAGATGGAAAAAGGATCTGCTCAAAAGCCATGGCGTCGAGGTTGTCGAGTACAGTTCAGATTACGGTGCAGCGGTCACAGCAGGCCGTAGCCAGGCTGAAAGCGACCCGAACTGCCACTTCATCGATGACGAGAATTCCACCGACCTGTTCCTTGGCTACAGCGTGGCCGGGCAGCGGCTCGCCGCACAACTTTCCGCGATGAATATCGAAATCAACGGGCAGCAGCCACTTGTTGTCTACCTTCCCTGCGGTGTCGGGGGAGGACCCGGCGGCATTACCTTCGGGCTGAAACAGGTCTTTGGCGATAACGTGCACTGTTTTTTCGCCGAACCCACTCACTCGCCCTGCATGCTGGCCGGGCTCTGCACCGGTCTTCACGATACAATTTCCGTACGCGATCTGGGACTTGACAATATCACCGCCGCTGATGGGCTCGCAGTTGCGAGACCATCCGGATTTATCGGTCGCGTACTCGCTCCCTTAATTTCTGGTGTCTTCACTGTTGATGACCACGAACTATACCGCTTGCTGGCACTACTGGCTGACCTGGAACATATCTTTATGGAGCCTTCGGCCCTGGCCGGCCTTCCCGGCATTGTCAAAATTACGCAAAATCGTGACAAACTTGCACCATCCCTTCAAGAACATTTTGATTCCGCTGTACATGTCGCCTGGGGAACCGGAGGGAGTATGGTACCGGCGGAGGAAATAGCCGGGTACTATGGTAAGGGAAAAGAGTTGCTGGAAATGCGTAATGCGTGA
- the trpA gene encoding tryptophan synthase subunit alpha, whose amino-acid sequence MLESYIRKQRENKKILLMTHIVLGYPDFETSLELARTMVAAGVDLMELQIPFSEPIADGPVILKANQEALKAGARLAQCQQVAQEITANLDIPFLYMSYYNILFKYGVDRFAEDAAAHGIKGMIVPDAPPEEAPEYVTALRERNLSPIQLFTPKTTDERMSYLAGNASGFIYCVARKGVTGQNTAFSSELDGYLDRCRQATDLPLALGFGVKDKDDIDFLRGKVDIAVLGSSAIRVLEDKGVEAVGDYISSLR is encoded by the coding sequence ATGCTTGAGTCCTATATTCGCAAGCAGCGGGAAAATAAGAAAATCCTGCTGATGACCCATATCGTTCTGGGCTATCCCGATTTTGAGACTTCGCTTGAGCTGGCGCGCACCATGGTGGCGGCAGGGGTTGACCTGATGGAGCTGCAGATTCCCTTCTCAGAGCCCATCGCGGACGGTCCGGTTATTTTGAAAGCCAATCAGGAGGCATTGAAAGCGGGTGCCAGGCTCGCTCAGTGCCAGCAGGTGGCGCAGGAAATCACCGCCAATCTGGATATTCCATTCCTTTATATGAGCTATTACAACATACTGTTCAAGTATGGAGTAGACCGATTTGCCGAAGATGCGGCAGCGCACGGCATTAAAGGAATGATAGTACCGGATGCACCACCCGAAGAGGCGCCGGAATATGTAACCGCGTTAAGAGAACGAAATCTCTCACCGATCCAGCTTTTTACCCCTAAAACGACGGATGAGCGGATGAGCTATCTGGCCGGGAACGCATCCGGATTCATCTACTGCGTTGCCAGAAAGGGAGTGACCGGTCAGAATACCGCTTTCTCCAGCGAGCTGGATGGATATCTCGACCGCTGTCGCCAGGCAACAGACCTGCCTCTGGCGCTGGGGTTTGGTGTCAAGGACAAGGACGATATTGATTTTCTGCGTGGCAAGGTTGATATCGCCGTGCTCGGCTCCAGCGCTATCCGGGTACTCGAAGACAAGGGCGTGGAAGCCGTTGGTGACTATATCTCGTCTTTACGCTAG
- a CDS encoding GntR family transcriptional regulator, with translation METKIDKASPVPLYHQLAELLQQEISSGRFQSGEKIPSENVLADLYRIGRPTVRQAIDSLVRKRLLVRRRGSGTFVAETPERVDLFSLAGTMASFKASKRAPKVILVEPPRRAKVISGISNPFSGTEAIYLSRRTLVEETPVLVEDIYLDARIFAGLENMKLEGISLSQLVEDSFHFVLTGGTQQFNITYPDTRLTELLDVRKSTPLLAVNRFLDSSLQQNAIYSDLFCRTDEFIFSQSLGGLSHG, from the coding sequence ATGGAAACGAAAATCGACAAAGCATCGCCAGTGCCCCTGTACCATCAACTTGCAGAATTACTTCAGCAAGAGATTAGTAGCGGCAGGTTTCAGTCCGGAGAAAAAATTCCTTCCGAAAATGTTCTGGCCGATCTCTATAGAATAGGCAGGCCCACAGTTCGACAGGCCATCGACAGCCTGGTGCGTAAAAGACTGCTTGTCAGAAGGCGTGGCTCCGGCACCTTTGTGGCTGAAACTCCTGAGCGGGTCGACCTGTTTTCCCTGGCGGGTACCATGGCATCGTTCAAAGCCAGTAAGCGTGCACCGAAGGTGATTCTTGTTGAGCCGCCGCGTCGTGCCAAGGTTATCAGCGGTATTAGCAATCCATTCAGTGGTACTGAGGCCATCTATCTCAGCAGGCGCACCCTGGTTGAAGAGACTCCGGTGCTGGTTGAGGATATCTATCTCGATGCCAGAATCTTTGCAGGTTTGGAAAACATGAAACTCGAAGGAATTTCACTTTCACAGTTGGTGGAAGATTCTTTCCACTTCGTTCTGACTGGGGGAACCCAGCAGTTCAACATAACCTATCCCGATACCCGCCTCACAGAGCTACTGGACGTTCGCAAGTCCACACCCCTGTTGGCGGTTAACAGATTTCTCGACTCATCCCTTCAACAAAACGCGATCTATTCGGATCTTTTCTGTCGAACGGATGAATTTATTTTCAGCCAATCCCTGGGAGGCTTGTCGCATGGCTAA
- a CDS encoding citrate/2-methylcitrate synthase produces the protein MTKSCLTASKQSEAGLADIVACDSEICLIDGIDGRLLYRGYDALELAGNSTFEETAYLLWYGCLPRPTEFKAFLSGFIGSMALPVETVMILRMFPKVATPMEVIRTAVSSLGHWDPDSGNTGLDACLRKAQRLTFRIPLLIAAHQRLRQGLEPIKPEPGRGIAYNFLYTLQGKAPDPILERAFDVALILHADHELNASTFAARVTAATMSDIYSSVTSAIGALKGPLHGGANMEVMQLIEEIGTPDKAERIILGKLANKMKIPGFGHRVYRCEDPRVRMLRDYADQVTSYTGNTVQFEITREIERVVRRETMVFPNVDLYTASLYNAMGLPQELFTPIFAISRTVGWTSHILEQWANNRLIRPRAEYTGHNNLNYILMEERS, from the coding sequence GTGACCAAATCATGCCTTACCGCTTCAAAACAATCAGAAGCCGGACTCGCGGACATTGTTGCCTGCGACTCTGAAATTTGTCTTATCGACGGAATAGATGGACGACTGCTTTACCGCGGTTATGATGCCCTTGAGCTTGCAGGAAACAGCACCTTCGAAGAAACCGCCTATCTGCTCTGGTATGGTTGTCTTCCCCGGCCCACTGAATTCAAGGCATTTCTCTCGGGCTTCATCGGCTCCATGGCTCTGCCTGTAGAGACCGTGATGATTCTCAGGATGTTTCCGAAAGTCGCCACTCCCATGGAGGTAATTCGCACCGCCGTATCCTCTTTAGGTCACTGGGACCCCGATAGCGGAAACACCGGGCTCGATGCCTGCCTGCGCAAAGCACAACGCCTCACTTTCCGCATCCCTCTGCTCATTGCCGCTCACCAGCGTCTTCGCCAGGGGCTGGAACCCATAAAGCCCGAACCTGGTCGCGGCATCGCTTACAACTTTCTCTATACCTTGCAGGGAAAAGCGCCAGACCCGATTCTTGAGCGTGCATTCGATGTGGCTCTTATCCTTCACGCAGACCATGAGCTGAATGCATCAACTTTCGCGGCGCGTGTGACTGCCGCTACCATGTCAGATATCTATTCTTCGGTCACCTCAGCCATTGGAGCCCTGAAAGGGCCTCTACACGGTGGAGCGAATATGGAAGTGATGCAGCTTATCGAAGAAATCGGCACACCGGATAAAGCTGAGCGAATCATTCTCGGAAAGCTGGCAAACAAAATGAAAATTCCGGGATTCGGTCATCGTGTCTACCGCTGCGAAGACCCACGGGTACGCATGCTCAGGGATTATGCCGACCAGGTTACCAGTTACACCGGCAACACAGTTCAATTCGAAATCACCAGGGAAATAGAACGAGTCGTGCGACGTGAAACAATGGTTTTCCCCAACGTCGACCTGTATACAGCCTCACTCTACAACGCCATGGGACTACCGCAGGAACTATTTACCCCCATTTTTGCCATCAGCCGGACTGTGGGCTGGACCTCCCATATCCTCGAACAGTGGGCCAACAACAGGCTCATCAGACCACGTGCCGAATATACCGGTCACAACAACCTCAATTACATCCTGATGGAGGAGCGCTCATAA
- a CDS encoding GNAT family N-acetyltransferase, translating into MLRVLPATIVDLDALESLEMQVFDHDRFSRRQFRHLLTKAHGITLKAQKQNNIIGYMTLLTRTCNHTMKIHSLAVDKNSQKCGVGTLLLRQAEQVAADYERTSLKLEVSEDNPIACRLYLSHGYTLQGRRPHYYQNGSAALIMKKNLANLEHQP; encoded by the coding sequence ATGCTTCGTGTCCTACCAGCCACCATTGTTGACCTCGATGCTTTGGAGTCTCTTGAAATGCAGGTGTTTGACCATGATCGTTTTTCGCGCAGACAATTCAGGCATCTGCTGACCAAAGCTCATGGAATTACCCTGAAGGCCCAGAAACAAAACAATATCATCGGCTACATGACCCTGCTCACCAGAACCTGTAACCACACCATGAAAATCCACTCCCTTGCCGTGGATAAAAACTCACAGAAATGCGGCGTTGGTACCCTTCTCCTGAGACAGGCTGAACAGGTTGCTGCAGACTATGAGCGGACAAGTCTGAAACTGGAAGTCTCTGAAGATAACCCGATAGCTTGCCGGCTGTACCTTTCCCATGGCTATACTCTTCAGGGCAGACGTCCTCACTATTATCAAAATGGCAGCGCCGCGCTTATTATGAAGAAAAACCTCGCCAACCTGGAGCACCAGCCATGA
- a CDS encoding RimK family protein gives MNSVLVIIDSIEQWEPYYKTQSITTALDYLQSENPDQHSHLIINLCNNLSYHSEGYYCSLLAQARKHKVIPSIDTLNMLEADIPAKLESSLVRHCKCNGELPTNPINGLLQLDIYFGTCEDPRFEKLARTIFDRYPAPLLRAEFSANQHSHLCSLRTLNLEELTDHQQDLFANALDAFNKKVWREPRSKKPARYDLAIFHDPEEQFPPSNRAALNLFINEAKKMNINAELITERESSRLMEFDALFIRQTTAVNHVTYRLAQSAQHADMVVIDDPSSIIRCTNKVFLKELLDRFGVPAPRSCLLFRTNSLNYQGVANQLGQTMVLKIPDGSFSVGVSKVECEHEFNTMLDTLFTRSSIILAQEFLPTEFDWRIGVLNGEPIFACKYYMARGHWQIYHHKAGCSTRSGRVMTVPVHEAPRNVIRLASKVAGAIGKGLYGVDIKTVKSTAVVIEVNDNPSIDHTIEDKILGNELYRIILREFVRRLNAKRRG, from the coding sequence ATGAACTCAGTACTCGTCATTATCGACAGCATCGAACAGTGGGAGCCATACTACAAAACTCAAAGCATCACCACCGCACTGGATTATCTGCAGAGCGAGAATCCCGATCAACATTCTCACCTGATTATTAATCTCTGCAATAACCTCTCGTACCATTCCGAAGGCTATTATTGCTCACTACTGGCGCAAGCTCGTAAACACAAGGTCATTCCCAGCATCGACACCTTAAACATGCTGGAGGCCGATATTCCGGCAAAGCTGGAAAGTTCCCTCGTCCGTCATTGTAAATGCAACGGTGAGCTGCCAACCAACCCGATAAACGGCCTGCTGCAGCTCGACATTTATTTCGGCACCTGCGAAGACCCGCGATTTGAAAAGCTGGCACGCACTATCTTCGACCGCTATCCAGCACCGCTTTTAAGAGCGGAGTTCAGTGCAAACCAGCACTCACATCTCTGTAGCCTCCGCACTCTGAACCTCGAAGAACTGACAGATCATCAGCAGGACCTTTTCGCCAACGCTCTGGATGCATTCAACAAAAAAGTCTGGAGGGAACCTCGCAGCAAAAAACCAGCTCGCTATGACCTTGCTATATTCCATGACCCGGAAGAACAATTTCCGCCCAGCAACCGCGCCGCACTCAATTTGTTTATCAATGAAGCAAAAAAGATGAACATCAACGCGGAACTCATCACCGAAAGGGAATCTTCACGCCTCATGGAGTTTGATGCACTCTTCATCCGACAGACGACTGCGGTAAACCACGTCACATACCGCCTCGCCCAGTCTGCCCAGCATGCTGACATGGTGGTTATAGACGATCCGTCGTCCATCATTCGCTGCACCAACAAGGTATTCCTCAAAGAATTGCTTGATCGTTTTGGAGTCCCGGCACCTCGCTCATGCCTGCTTTTTCGTACCAACTCTTTAAATTATCAGGGCGTTGCGAACCAGCTTGGCCAGACAATGGTACTGAAAATCCCCGATGGTTCTTTTTCCGTTGGGGTGAGCAAGGTCGAATGTGAACACGAGTTTAACACCATGCTTGATACGCTCTTCACCCGCTCCTCAATCATCCTGGCCCAGGAGTTCCTGCCCACAGAGTTTGACTGGCGTATCGGTGTGCTGAATGGTGAACCGATTTTCGCCTGCAAATATTACATGGCACGTGGCCACTGGCAGATTTACCACCACAAGGCCGGTTGTTCCACCCGCTCCGGCCGGGTCATGACTGTTCCTGTCCATGAGGCACCAAGAAATGTCATCCGGCTGGCTTCAAAAGTAGCAGGGGCAATCGGCAAGGGATTATACGGTGTCGACATTAAAACTGTAAAATCCACAGCTGTCGTTATAGAGGTAAATGACAACCCCTCCATTGACCACACCATAGAAGATAAAATTCTTGGTAATGAACTCTACCGGATCATCCTTCGCGAGTTTGTTCGACGTCTTAACGCCAAGCGCAGAGGGTAA
- the trpB gene encoding tryptophan synthase subunit beta, protein MAKTGYYGEYGGAFLPEILIPTFKELEQEFARIKSDPGFWKEYVHTMSTYSCRPTPLTYAENLTKHFAGAQIYIKREDLNHTGAHKANNVIAQGLLVKKMGKRRVIAETGAGQHGVATATMAAKYGFECTIYMGEVDVLRQRPNVFWMEQLGAKVVAVKDGSRTLKDAMNAAFRDWAANMDSTHYVLGTASGPHPFPEMVSYFQSIIGQEAREQILKYAGKLPARVFACVGGGSNAMGLFGGFMDDPVELVGVEAGGKGLESGLHAARLASDQATVGVAQGYKTYFLQDDDGQMRETHSVSAGLDYVGVSPILAHLSETGRVRFAAATDTEVVEALKLCMRKEGLIPALESAHAFVQAFKEASELSRDECIIINQSGRGDKDIFTVADAIGDPQWEKFICNKAEEYKNA, encoded by the coding sequence ATGGCTAAAACCGGATATTACGGGGAGTATGGAGGAGCGTTTCTTCCTGAGATACTCATACCCACATTTAAAGAACTGGAACAAGAGTTTGCACGTATCAAGAGCGACCCAGGCTTCTGGAAAGAATATGTGCACACCATGTCCACATACTCCTGCCGACCTACACCCCTGACCTATGCTGAGAATCTGACCAAGCATTTTGCAGGAGCGCAAATCTATATCAAGCGGGAAGACCTGAATCATACCGGTGCTCACAAGGCGAACAACGTGATCGCGCAAGGGCTTTTGGTGAAAAAGATGGGCAAGCGGCGGGTTATCGCCGAGACCGGTGCCGGCCAGCACGGTGTGGCCACAGCTACCATGGCGGCAAAATACGGTTTTGAGTGCACCATTTATATGGGTGAGGTCGATGTACTGCGCCAGCGTCCCAACGTGTTCTGGATGGAGCAGCTCGGTGCCAAGGTGGTGGCGGTAAAAGACGGTTCCCGAACTTTGAAAGATGCAATGAATGCAGCTTTTCGTGATTGGGCGGCCAATATGGATTCCACTCACTATGTGCTGGGCACCGCTTCCGGTCCTCACCCGTTCCCCGAGATGGTGTCTTACTTCCAGTCCATCATCGGCCAGGAAGCCCGCGAGCAGATCCTGAAATATGCCGGAAAGCTGCCGGCCAGAGTTTTCGCCTGTGTTGGTGGCGGTTCCAACGCCATGGGGCTGTTCGGTGGCTTCATGGATGACCCGGTGGAGCTGGTTGGTGTTGAAGCGGGTGGTAAAGGGCTTGAGTCCGGCCTGCACGCCGCGCGCCTTGCTTCCGATCAGGCCACGGTGGGTGTGGCCCAGGGCTATAAGACCTACTTTCTGCAGGATGATGACGGCCAGATGCGTGAGACCCATTCCGTCTCTGCGGGGCTTGATTATGTCGGTGTGTCACCGATTCTCGCTCACTTGAGTGAGACCGGCAGGGTGCGTTTTGCCGCAGCCACCGATACAGAGGTGGTTGAAGCGCTCAAGCTCTGTATGAGAAAGGAAGGACTTATCCCGGCGCTCGAGTCCGCCCATGCCTTTGTGCAGGCATTCAAGGAGGCCTCTGAGCTTTCCCGGGACGAGTGCATCATCATCAATCAGTCTGGTCGTGGTGATAAGGATATCTTCACTGTGGCGGATGCCATCGGCGATCCCCAGTGGGAGAAGTTCATCTGCAACAAAGCGGAGGAGTACAAAAATGCTTGA